The genomic stretch TTGCCCTGTCCACTTCCGTTGGGCTGTTTCTTAAAGAATGAATTCAGATTGCTCCTCTTTTTCTAGGAAGTTCCACTCCTGATATGCCTTGGTACATATTTTCCTCTTCATCATCTGAAGGTGTCTTGTTGGGTGCGTAACCTGTACAACTTTGAAGAAGTACGCAACCCCTGTCAACTCACTGGAGATTTCGACAACGTtattaatgagatttaaaattaacatggctatttttatcaTGAGACTCATGcataagacattcgtagataatgtccaaATATGGAGCTGCatctaagaaatataaaaaatatggtaaatatcccatttgtATTGAAGTTATTGATGAGGTCCTTATGCACCAGAAACCCGGTCCCGCCTTGAGATTGTTGGTTTCCCTCCCTGAAGTTCATAAGAGGACCCGAATCTAAGTGAttttgtcctctccctctcttcgGACTTCGCAGATACCTCataggtattattttatatatttcagttcCTCTTCCAGTTGCACCAGATGTTCATCAAACCTAATCGTTTGTTAATACGATAAACCTAAACCTAAGTttagttgagtcgagatggcccactgattagaacacgtgcgtcttaaccgatgattgcgggttcaaacccagcaagcaccgctgattcatgagattaatttgtctttataatttatctcgtgctctgcggtgaaggttaacatcgtgcggaaaccgaagaacagcgtggtggaatatgttccaaaccttctcctcaaagggagaggaggcctttagcccagcagtgggaatttacaggctgttgttgttgtagggttAGTTTGTTTGTGGGGCCGTTTGTAACACGGAGTTTTAGTGTGGCCACCGCCGTAATCAAGAATAGTAGAATAGTGGGGCCGTGGACATTTTGGTCCCTCTTTTGGAGTAAATGCTATGCTCGCCAAGCTTGGCTTTCAGGCTGGAAATCGCAGGGCGTTCACGCATAGGTGACTATGTCTGTATCACTTATTTACGCTGTTTTAGATGTTCATCCTACCATCAATCGGTCGCCAGGGTGGCAGATCAGGGTGCACCACATGCAGATGTGGATGACTTGGGGCACTGAGATGAAGTTGCGCCCCTTTAGGTACACTTTTACGAGCAATTACAGAAAATCACAAATAGCAATTCGGCTTTTGGATACATGATTTCAAGCATCttcaacttttaaaacaaaaaaaaaaggatttgcaTTCTGAATTTACCtctgtaaaatcttaaatattaatgtacaaaatttgtaatttcGAAATAGAAATGCAAAATTGTGAGGATGAAAATTGTGGAAACCTGAATATAAATGAGACTGCTGTGTCTGGTTTTATGTCGAAAGGTACTGGTTATGCTGGATTAAAACAGGTTTCTGCTTATTTTGCAATACCCTGTAAATCTAAAAATCTGTACGATTAATGTTATACATGGAATGGAAGAAGCTGCATAGGAATTTGATTTAGTGTTACTAGACGTCGCAGTAGACATTAACGGAATACCTGTGATCTCAGTAGTAACTCATACATGCTCGTCTAACAGATCATACAGAAAAAACTACACGGCTCTATCATTTAATGAAAGTCACTCTATcgtcatgtatttttaaaattatattccaaattattattatatttctcggtTGACTTAACTGGAGAGTTTTACTGCTTTGGAGCTGCTGTTTTGTGGAGGATTTGCTGCCTCACAgttgcctaatttttttttctaaattccaaatttaaaacgaacgGTAACTCATACCATTGCTCCTGATGTTGATGACGTTAGTCTgcttaattcttaattatttaactgctttattaatacattagttAGTACATAGTGCTAAGcaaaaatgttgatatacatTCCTCTGTATATTGATGCTTAGTACTTTTTATGACCAGATCCCGTCAACGGCCCAacccctttatttttatatacctaatataaaataattttaattgaattatttcataaaaaaacattttcttgtgtTATTGACTTGTTTAACAaagacaaagattttttatccCCCATAACAccaaaaaatttgttttatttttttgtaaatgtattattagttttttctgCTTCTGATtgtaacttatataaaaaaattgtgttagatatttttttcatatcgctgttatcgtaataattgtcaaattatgctgttatcgtaataattgtcaaattgtaatattttttgtgtttatttaatagattttagtgaaatgaaaaaaaaaacaatataattaatatatgcttccgttatttttatttattaaatattagtaagcgattatttaatgtgtctaaaatattctcaaaataataattatttatttagaagcaacaaaagcagttgaaaatctaaaaatcatTAGGTATATTAGGCATCTTATTGCACTCGGACCGCACCCTTtgctaacaaacaatttaaaattgattttgcgagTGACAACCTCATAGCTAATTACATTgctcgtatttaaatgtatttttataaatcctacgTTGTGAAtgcgcaatgaaaatataatttattcgttgcaTCGACAAAAAGCAACTAAGTATTTCAGGGGATGCGTACGATACACCgaaaaatgcaaatgtattattgtaaaatacctatgtgtgtgttcgaaaataaattcccaCGCTTAGAGACTGCGCtcttaaataaatcaccaaatcatacatattaaGTTAAATTACTTACTCAGTTGACGCGTCCAAAAAGAAAGAATAATGACAGCTTGATgcggtttcgcgcgctttttttttttttattctttccagccagttgcatagttaaatgaatctcctaaatatatatatatttttgtttcgtcAGTTTACGGTCGTTATCCGGAAGTGGCGGCGAGTGATTTCGCGGCCGTTCAGATAGATGGCGCTTACCGTCGCGCGTGGGACTCTGCGGTGGCAGCTCTGGCCGTCGTGCAGCGGGACGCTCGTGGCGTACCAGGGCAGGCGGTGCTCCACTGGGAGGTCCTATGGCCGGTGAGTGACCCGTTGGTCTAGTGGCTGGCCCATACAGCAGAAGATCTaagatcccgggttcgaatcccaTGGGATTTCAAAATTTTTCTGTACAGTTaaactttatgtatataaataatagtcgagagtcgagatggcccagtgattagaacgcgtgcatcttaaccgatgattgcgggttcaaacccaggcaagcaccgctgattcatgtgcttaatttgtctttataattcatctcgtgctcggcggtgaaggaaaacatcgtgaggaaacctgcatgtgacaaatttcatagaaattctgccacatgtttattccactaacccgcattggaacagcgtggtggaatatgttccaaaccttctcctcaaagggatagcatgcctttagcccagcagtggggattaAAGATAGGCGCATACCGACGCGGGCCGCAACGCATAACAAAAATGCTCCTGaatcagtttcatacattttgtatgggctGTCGCACACCTCAGGCTGGCCGTAACGGGCCGCATCGCAACGCATCGGCGCATCGCTAGCCAGGCGTTTTGCGGCGATGTTATGCGGCCCGTCTCAGTGTGCGTTAGCAGACGCAACAATTCGACGAAATTAGTTCGCGAAttaccataattaattaataaaaataattaataaaacagaaaccgaatcatcaacaatatttattcaggTATTTTGTTATAGtactaaagtttattattttctttagtagAACAGTACAAGGAATTGTACGACCTACAACATCCCAAATATGATGATGTACAGAGAAGGAATAATATGGGAAGAGAAAGGCGGAATcataaaacaacatattaaaaaaaaagctcttcgtcagaactatccatcttcttcgattgccaaaacctgactgattataagatattgggtcgcggtgcggcccgatgcgcctgctatttgctttggcgcaattttgCAATGCGATGCGTTGAGGCCCGCCGCGGCTGTAGTTTGCGCGAgcctttacaggctgttgttgtttgtttacattttattttatgttcaactGTTATTAAAAAACGCAGTTGTCTGTACATCGATTGTTTCGTTGTCAACActtatgaaattaaaagtataccATAACAATGGCATATAGTAGCGACAGCATCacaattttttaacattaatgttttttgtttttattgtaactgTTTTGTCAACGCTTAAACTAAATTGTGttattattgttgatattccaGAGACTGTTCGCGAACCGAGACTACGTTTACATAAGACGTCACAAAGAGTTCGACATATCGAAgaataaaacgaaaatacacGAAGCTGTGCCGACGTTAGAAAAGAGCGTTCCGGCGAAAGCTAAAAGGAAATCTATGGAGAGCTACGTGAAAGACAAGGACGGAGATATACAGAATAAAGTCTATATTATAGTTTCGAAGTCGTGCGAGCATCCTGACGTTCCTGAGACGAAGCACGCGATACGCGTCAACGAGTACTGGAGCCACATGGTCGTGAAGAGTGTGGACGGTACTGAAAAGGTACTTTTTGTATACAGTTGATAGATCACTTGTGACCTTTTGGAACTGATAAGCGAAGTTGTCTTGGTAATTGTAGCTTCAGCACAACTTCGTTTATTATTTCCTAGCTACTTAgtacttcgcacgggtgcaatgctgatactaaacatactaaagaatttctttatttacgactGATAGTACATattcttttctattttttagtgtttgttatattgtctatgtattatatacaaaaacttttctcTCGAAAAACTCTATTTATCAGAAAACCACGTCGCATAATTGGAGGTATAATTGGAGGtcgcatttaatattttattatctaaacttgtatttttttgtattacatatgtaCCTGTGTTGGAGTTGAATTccgtattaaattaataaatgctgTGTTCCGCAGCCGGGCATGGAGTTCGTGCTGACGTACTACGACGAGCCCGGCGTGGGCGGCATGCCGGGCGGCGTGGCGGCGTGGGCCTCCagccgcgccgcgcccgcctaCCTGCAGCGCatgcgccgcgccgccgccgactACCGCGCCTGGGCCGCGCGCCGCCCCGCACAGGTAGCGCCCTCTCGCTCCAACGCACCGCCGCTCCCCGCACACCTGCAGCTATCTCGCTCTAACACCAACaacgtacagtacgacacaacttagatcacATGGCCGCCGCTCTCCGAACACCTGCAGCTATCTCACTCTAACACCAacaacgtatagtacgacacaacttagatcacATGGCCGCCGCTCCCCGAACACCTGCAGCTATCTCTTTCCAACACCAACaacgtacagtacgacacaacttagatcacAACGTATATACATTTGTGATGTCACATCGGCAAaactcgtaaaaccgatcacatccgaatcgagtacgctatcccaaattatctgCAGCGCatgcgccgcgccgccgccgactACCGCGCCTGGGCTGCGCGCCGCCCCGCACAGGTATCGCCCTCTCGCTCCAACGCACCGCCGCTCCCCGGACACCTGCAGCTATCTCTTTCCAACACCAACaatgtacagtacgacacaacttagatcacATGGCCGCCGCTCCCCGAACACCTGCAGCTATCTCTCTCTAACACCAACAACGTatataaattcgtaaaaccgatcacattcgaattgagtacgctatgccaaattatcaatatttatttctcacgcgaatatgatctttacacaaacgtaataacgtgtaatatcgtatgacctaatatattcgtcaattcgacgcgtcggttaacacgcactcgctgtctcgggtcgaactgacgcgagaatctatagcgacgaatagcgtcgagtggcgcgatagggagctgtttctgttggttgtgaatCGGcggtgatcggttttattgaatttgccgatgctacatccaagTTCTGTCGTagtatacatacaattttatttaaaaaaagaattaagaCTTTACTTACTATATGCGGCGAGTGCTGATATTACACATACATCGAGCTGCAAATGAAAATTCCACTTTATTTAATGACACTTTATAGTGCTCTTagttatacaataataacaacagcctgtaaattcccactgctgggctaaaggcttcctctccctttaaggaggtttttagaacatattccaccacgctgttccaacgcgggttggtggaatacacatgtggcagaatttctatgaaatttgtcacatgccggtttcctcacgatgttttccttcacctctgagcaattaagcacatgaatcagcggtgcttgcctgggtttgaactcgcaatcatcggttaagatgcacgcgttctaaccactgggccatctcagggaTATGTGCCTACACCAAGttaattgggataagggcaggatgataattttatgtagatgttaatcttaattattttccCAGGACATCCCAGACTTCGTACCATTCGGGCCAGATCAAGTCAATAATGAGCAAGCTGTACAAATCAAAGAGCAGGATATGGAGGTAAGACTATGGAAACTACCAAAGAGGGTGGAATGTATacacacatcacatcatcagttttgtccactgctggacataggcctctccaagtggaCACCACTGTGGTCTTtgtccggctactcgcatccagctcctgtctGAAGTCTTgagtatatcgtcactccaccgtgcctgaggacgtcctacaatATGGACGATGGAATGACGCCGTTACAAAATCCCATAGCATTTGAAAATGggcatataaaaacatatttaaatcgcCATATTATACTTGAATTAACTTCCACCATTTTTGATTACATTGTCAATAAAGTACCATTAAatgtattgttggaataaactaGCAACATCTGcctcaagtcacacaacttcccttaatAAAATGGCGGGAGTTATGCCGCTGACACATTTTGGATCGCCATTGTGAGCACTACTGTGTAGTGTGATTATttatggttatttgtgttgtagattaaatgttttcttttgtggtagagtGACTGGTATGgtaaaagataattgttttaaaggTTAGCCTATtgcctacttctggttctaaaagtaCTACCActcatttttatcattaatactgACTGagcccgcgactttgtacgtatttcaattaaacaaataagTCATTGTAGTAGCCTTATCCATATTAcgctttcactggcagatatctaaatatctgccagtgaaagtcccgtcaaaatcggtcaagccgttTCAGATATAATCCGGAACAAACACACAGGAAGAACGCCTTACGTGTTTCATCCTCGTGAAAtgaaaccccccccccccccccactaaAATATGTATACTGGAATCGTCGGTGCTCAGGACGACTAATGCGCCCAAGTACACCGaaatacttacttggtggtagggctttgtgcaagtccgtctgggtaggtaccacccactcatcagatattctaccgctaaacaacagtacttagtattgttgtgttccggtttgaaagccgagtcagtgtaactacaggcacaagggacatagcatctcagttcccaaggttggtggcgcattgacgatgtaaggaatggttaatatttctcacagcgtcattgtctatgggtgatggtgaccacttaccatcaggcggcccatTTGCGCGTCCagcaacctataccataaaaaagtggtACCATCTCCGATTCTACAGCATACCGTACGGTGGCGTTATGGCAGAAGCCTCATTGaacattaatatgtttatttttttgttccagtCGTCAAAACAGGGACCGGAAATGGAGAACGGCGTGACAACGCGCGACCAGGGGTCGCAGACTGAGGAGTACCTCATAAAAAACTATTGTATGAACAGTAACGCGATCGCCAAAGATGATATTGCTGATAAAATACACAAGAAAGAGGTTACAGCCCAGTCGAATGGGGGGGAGGATACTTCAAGGAGAGATAAGGTAGAGTAACATTCAGTTGGTTTTTTTAAACCTGCGGGTTACCTGCGCGAAATGTATTCAATACCTTACCCCgctatgagctgagatggtcgcgtggttagaacgcgtgcatcttaactgatgattgcgggttcaaacccaggcaagtaccactatatatatgtgcttaatttgtgtttataattcatctcgtgcttggtaaaggaaaacatcatgaagaaacctgcatgtgtctaatttcattcaaGTTCTGCCATatttgcattggaacagcgtggtggaatatgttccaaaccctctccttaatggaagtggaggccttagcccagcagtgggaaatttacaggctgttaacttactttactttaccctGTTATACAGAATGCTGTCCTCTTCCAGGATGCGTCAGCTCTGCAAGAGGGAGACAGCGATAAATCCCCAGAGGAAGAGAACAACGGTGGATGGTGGCGATATCTATATCCGTTCTACTACTTCGTGTGATCCGATCGATTAACAAGTGGCTCATTACATGAGACAGATTTAATGTTCGGATCACGATGAGTCGTCCGTTAAACGTAGTTAATCGTAAGTTTAAATATAGCTTTAATTTACGACgctaaagttttattttaacgagatataataaagtatcttttaatataaaaacaatgcaaATATTCGACGTTTTTATTGACGATTATCGTTTTGAATTAGACCTTATATGTTTGAGAATAGAGGTCAAGATTGGATGGCAAGAGAACGATGAACCGTTATAATTAGAACCAGGGATGTTATCCGTATTCAAAATCTATTCGAAAGTGCAAACGCATCAAATATggaatatcattttaatattattcttgcACAGTGTTATACTTTAATAGtttcttatgtaattataattgatgctaattaatatttttatttcttattaattaaacatgtatATAGTGTCCCTGGGATTTACAGAGCATTTGAGAATTTATAAATGatggcatttttttttaaagttaagttaTCGCGTTTGGTTAGTCGTACGTCAAGGAGTTATTTAAGCAAATTTTAGTGAAAGTAGTTTGAAAGCAGGACTTCCGCACTTAGAACGGGACGCGTGGTCATATTAGTCGGTCCAAAATTAAATTGGGACGCGTGGTCACATTAGTCGGTCTACGATTGAAACGGTAGGCCTGTTCATATTTGTCGGTCCGCGATTAAAACGGGACGTGTGTCCACAATAGTCGTTCCGAATTAAAACGGTACGCGTGGTCACGCTAGTCTATCTGCGCTTAAAACGGTACGTGTGGTCATATTAGTCGTTTCACACTTAAAACGAGACGCGTGGTCACATTAGTTGCTCCATAATTAAAACGATACGTGTGGTAACATTTGTCGTCCCCCACTTAAAACAATACGCGTGGTCACACTCGTCTATCTGCGCTTAAAACGGTACGTGTGGTTTTATTACTGGATCCACAATTGAAACGGTATATATGGTCACATTAGTCAATGAGAACTGCGGAACTATTCGGTAATTGAACTCTAAACTCACTCAGTGATGTTAGAGTGACATCTCGAATAGTGACATtgggaaaatataataattactacatatatagttattaCGGAGCCTTTACTATATATGGAAGGCTCGTATGGCCTTGGACCCCGGAAGGCTATTAaatattgcatatatttaaaaataaatacaatgaaagttagtcgaatattatttttatttaaagtttgaaGCAGGGTTAGTTTTCCAGACTATCTGTCTATATATTTGGGGCATATATATCTTGTTTTATGACTATATAGAATATAGTGAAATCGTCCgccgtttataaatattttctctatTGACGCgagttatataacatattaacgCTTCGATATACATACAGTTtgatgtatatgtcaccgttagATTATAACATTAGTTACATAtacaaaacaacagcctgtaaattcccactgctgggctaaaggcctcctctccctttgaggagaaggtttttttgaacatattccaccacgctgttccaatgcgggttgagggaatacacatgtggcacaattactatgaaatttatcacatgcagatttcctcacgatgttttccttcaccgctgagcacgagatgaattataaagacaaattaagtacatgaatcagcggtgcttgcctgggtttgaacccgcaatcatcggttaagatacacgcgttcgaaccactgggccgtctcgactcAACATTAGTTAGATAACAATCTATCTTGTGAGATTGTAATATACTTCGATAGACCGGCCAATCAGGTAGGGCTTTCGACAGTTGACTATTTGAcgcgggacagattgtaatctaacagctTGACatcgatagattataatatagcgaaaaataatgcgttaaattgcaatcatatttcacggttcacaataagccgacagattacaatctaatTGATTTCTGtatatagattgtaatctaacgttGACATATATATAGTTTGATATCAATATACAGTATGATTTCGATGTCactgtattttaataaagtcaaaagtcaaaaacctttattcaaaatggaggTGTtcacactttcttattgactgtcgaaaatctaccaccggttcggaatataacagctcagacctgagaagaaccggcgaaagaaactcagcgggatctatttttttttctttttttttataatgtcaatttacataAGCTTTtatgttcattaatataatttttaagtaaactCTGAAGGTCCGGAGTTGCTGGCAAATTCTGGGTTAACTGGGCTCGATTATGCATTTAAGATGAATCTGTTTACCTAGGCGTACTAGGCAAATAATTATGTCCTGACTGTTTTATATGGCGGTCAATTTCAatgaatattacattacaatctCTAATGttacaatttgtaatttatttttattaacactttACATGAAAATCTATAAGctgtttcttatattttttcctgttaatatacataaatataatataaatattatattgtatacattactttgatcccaatgtaagcggctaaagcacttgtgttatggaaatcagaagtaacgaaggtacttTAAatgtgtagtacgacacaacttagatcatcgttaaaattcgtaaaaccgatcacatccgaattgagtacgctatcccaaattatcaatatttatttctcatgcgaatatgatctttacacaaacgtaataacttgtaatatcacatgacaatatattcgtcagtttgacgcgtcgctttacacgcactcgctgtctcgggtcgaactgacgcgggaatctatagcgacgaatagcgtcgagtggcgcgatggagagctgtttctattggttgtgaatcggcagtaatcggttttattgaatttgccgatgctacatctaagttgtgtcgtactatattgaaatatatttctttaatgtaACTATTGTAGAGAGCTGTTAAATGATTGCTTGGTAGATCGTCTCGTGAATAGGAAACAAAGAATATAGATTTTGAAGATTAAAATTGGATCACTTGTGAAATGTTCCACGGTAACTGTTATTGGAGTTTAGAAGAGTTAATTTTCATAGTTACGgtgattttgttttgtctatGGTTTAGACAGGTGGACGATAAGATGTTGTCAAGttaccacccatagacaaagacgctgtaagaaatattaaccattccttacatcgtcaatgcgccaccaaccttgggaactaagatgctatgtcccttgtgtctgtagttacactggctcagccttcaaagcggaacacaacaatactgagtacagttgtttggcggtagaatatctgctggtattggtatattttttttaataattacattttacgaGAGTAATGCCTTTTTTATGAAGAGATTTTAACCAATACAGCATTAATGCTTATCCAATTTAGTATGAACGGGCTAGTTCTAGGGCTAGCACACGTTCACTTAATGCGTCAGATGTCAGTTGTCAGGTAGATCGGAGAGCAATCGGGGTTGTCGTCAAGCaaagaaaacaatatgtttGTCAAGCCAACCGATACTACGGAGCGTCTTTATTACACTGaaagtacatataaaaatgtaattgagtGTGAGTCATACGAATTGTGTGACGTCAAGTGTCAAAGAACTTACAGGCACGTGTACAGCGCTAGCTTGTACTAAGtatcttaaatacattgtgcatttaatatggATCAATATGGCCTTatagcatgtaatttaaatgaatattttcgaagataatacagatttaaaaagcagggacatagcggtttgtattgtcttacaacaaaaagctgtgaacgttgtaagacattctgtagtatatttagtatcaattttTTATCGCTTGAAAATCGGATTATGCACTTAGACCCCCCCCCCAGAGATGGAAAGTAggggggtatgtgggactccccggagccctggacgccgagtgcgcccgagtacgccgggtttacccactaaaaaaccagcggtaccctctccgtctttcggcgggcgccacgggatcgcttacgcatgctaacGTGACGCCCTGACAGTCGGCCCgcctatacgggcctccaaTTCCTAGGGGGGATTACCGGGgggtatgtttagtatcagcacAGAACTAAAAAAAGCTAGGACGAGTCGCTAgtattctactaatattataaatgtgaaagtaactctgtctgtctgtttgtcggtctttcacgaccaaaccgctgaaccgaatatgatgatatttggtatgaagcaagtttgaacacCAAGGTatgacataggctacatttttgcctagcacatgacaGCCACACCCCATAAACGCAAGCGACACAGCGAAAACCGACTTACTGTAACTATGAACATATCTCGCCTGGGcaataattcctttatcaagtcttaaactcttagtaccttttggatctaaacgtcaaatcattgcgacgcaatatgttattctcgatcggtaaagcagagtatcgctcgtactgagcacacgaaaatagatcttaaggtgacgaaccttttcttatatCGACTGTATATGTTGGAACATTTCAGAAGTTGCAGTCCAATTGGAGAAGGAAAAAGGGTAAACAAGTTTGACCTTGAgattatattagatattaaCTAGTCCGTCTGTTGAGATAACGAGTTTTGAAGTTGAATTGATGATGTTATAGTgaagtcatcatcatcatcataatcctCCTGACCTGTTCCCAATTTTAttcggggtcggcgcagcatgtcttctccttccacacttctctgtcagacgtcatctcacaagtagcattctttctaaccatatcgtctttcacacaatccatccaacgtttccttggtcgtcctctacctctatatccatccacatccatgctcaaggccttcctcacaatatgttcacATGATGTTATAGTGAAGTAAgaagataaat from Vanessa cardui chromosome 28, ilVanCard2.1, whole genome shotgun sequence encodes the following:
- the LOC124541760 gene encoding uncharacterized protein LOC124541760 → MSTTKFRFILRDLGVMRLWSAWTHKYIFSTVVRRCIRDRGVREVIQRFRHTILRPKRTLLLSATAAYKSHDGSFSCDQGISDGELQDLLLELDNAQDLMQMTLYCTRCGKRLVIDRKQANVIYCGCKEPKRRDSSEGWVPYMETDDVIIWRKEYKPGKGLYAYKVYGRYPEVAASDFAAVQIDGAYRRAWDSAVAALAVVQRDARGVPGQAVLHWEVLWPRLFANRDYVYIRRHKEFDISKNKTKIHEAVPTLEKSVPAKAKRKSMESYVKDKDGDIQNKVYIIVSKSCEHPDVPETKHAIRVNEYWSHMVVKSVDGTEKPGMEFVLTYYDEPGVGGMPGGVAAWASSRAAPAYLQRMRRAAADYRAWAARRPAQDIPDFVPFGPDQVNNEQAVQIKEQDMESSKQGPEMENGVTTRDQGSQTEEYLIKNYCMNSNAIAKDDIADKIHKKEVTAQSNGGEDTSRRDKDASALQEGDSDKSPEEENNGGWWRYLYPFYYFV